Proteins encoded together in one Polaribacter reichenbachii window:
- the radC gene encoding RadC family protein, with protein sequence MEKLTIKNWALDDRPREKLLAKGKTVLSDAELIAILIGSGNRNESAVALSKRILKSVEGNINALAKLSVEKLTEFKGIGEAKAIAIITALELGKRRQLETALEKPKITCSKDVFNLMQPIIGDFEHEEFWVLFLSNSNKVIAKSQVSKGGLTATIVDVRLLFKRALELACVGLIVCHNHPSGKLQPSSADKNITQKIKEAGVTLDIKLLDHLIITQKAYFSFADEGIL encoded by the coding sequence ATGGAAAAGTTAACAATAAAAAACTGGGCTTTAGATGATAGACCTCGCGAAAAATTACTAGCAAAAGGAAAAACGGTATTGTCTGACGCAGAATTGATTGCAATTTTAATTGGTTCTGGTAATAGAAACGAAAGTGCTGTAGCTTTATCTAAACGAATTTTAAAATCTGTTGAGGGTAATATCAATGCATTGGCAAAATTATCCGTAGAAAAATTAACCGAGTTTAAAGGTATAGGAGAAGCAAAAGCTATTGCAATTATTACAGCTTTAGAATTGGGTAAAAGAAGGCAATTAGAAACCGCTTTAGAAAAACCCAAAATTACTTGTAGTAAAGATGTTTTTAATTTGATGCAACCTATTATTGGCGATTTTGAACATGAAGAATTTTGGGTGCTTTTTTTAAGTAATTCTAATAAAGTTATTGCAAAATCTCAGGTAAGTAAAGGAGGTTTAACTGCTACAATTGTAGATGTTAGGTTGTTATTTAAAAGAGCTTTAGAGTTGGCTTGTGTGGGGTTAATTGTTTGCCATAATCATCCTTCAGGTAAATTACAGCCAAGTAGTGCAGATAAAAACATTACACAAAAAATAAAAGAAGCAGGGGTTACTTTAGATATAAAATTGTTAGATCATTTAATAATTACTCAAAAAGCGTATTTTAGCTTTGCAGATGAAGGGATTTTGTAA
- a CDS encoding tetratricopeptide repeat protein: MYACQTKEKYKEIDTHKNVFLTGKVIPDSHFLGDQKCKECHENEFKDWQGSHHDKAMQIADSASILANFNNQKFTSQGVTSTFYKKGKDFYVNTDGPDGKNHDYKIVYTFGVTPLQQYIVQFPDGHYQCLRTAWDSVKNKWFDLYPDFKVVHSEWLHWSRGGLNWNNMCADCHSTNVRKNYDVKTHSYNTKYAVINVNCEACHGPGQQHITDVEKLGNNYAATGSFQMTKETAPKELVDQCARCHMRREQFSKDFNFEGSLLDHYYPQLLQDRIYEADGQILDEVYVYGSFTQSKMYQNDVTCTNCHNPHSLKLKFDGNELCAQCHIPEKYDTPKHHFHQPNTASSKCINCHMTGKYYMGNDFRRDHSFRIPRPDLSVKYGTPNACSGCHKDKDDVWAAASFTKLFGAVDSIHYSEKLAPGITMEPNGHLGLIELMNEKHQPEIVRASAAKALSNYDVDGFIDEFTKLLNDESAIVRGASVDVLSLINNTDYTSYFLPLLEDPKRSIRIKAFFGLGTLDEAQVPKAYQESYQKVKDEFWTHVKANSDFVGTRVKKGDYYIKQGKLFEAIESYESALSIDNINNQIRINLATLYYNTQQFDKAETTYKKIIELEPEYGPVYYSIALLYAELNRVDDAISQLNKARKIMPNNIRVYYNLGLLYDKKQKYKQAEKTIIAGLKVDNTNESLLYVLAYIYAKSEQKDKAKNIAQRLIELYPNNQQYRTFISQL; this comes from the coding sequence ATGTATGCATGTCAAACAAAAGAAAAATATAAAGAGATTGATACCCATAAAAATGTATTTCTTACTGGTAAGGTAATTCCTGATAGTCATTTTTTAGGAGATCAAAAATGTAAAGAATGTCATGAAAATGAATTTAAAGATTGGCAAGGTTCTCATCATGATAAAGCTATGCAAATTGCAGATAGTGCTTCTATTTTGGCAAATTTTAATAATCAAAAATTTACGAGCCAAGGAGTTACTTCTACATTTTATAAAAAAGGGAAAGATTTTTATGTAAATACGGATGGTCCTGATGGTAAAAATCACGATTATAAAATCGTTTATACTTTTGGGGTTACACCTTTGCAACAATATATAGTTCAGTTTCCAGATGGGCATTATCAATGTTTAAGAACTGCTTGGGATTCTGTAAAAAACAAATGGTTCGATTTATATCCAGATTTTAAAGTGGTGCATTCAGAGTGGTTGCATTGGTCTAGAGGTGGTTTAAATTGGAACAATATGTGTGCAGATTGCCACTCAACCAATGTTCGTAAAAATTACGATGTAAAAACACATAGCTACAACACAAAATATGCAGTTATAAATGTGAATTGCGAAGCCTGCCATGGACCTGGACAACAGCATATAACAGATGTAGAAAAGTTAGGTAACAATTATGCAGCTACAGGTAGTTTCCAAATGACGAAAGAAACAGCGCCAAAAGAATTGGTAGATCAATGTGCGCGTTGTCATATGCGTAGAGAACAGTTTTCTAAAGATTTTAATTTTGAAGGTTCTTTGTTAGATCATTATTATCCGCAATTATTACAAGATCGAATTTACGAAGCAGATGGTCAGATTTTAGATGAGGTTTATGTTTATGGTTCTTTTACACAAAGTAAAATGTATCAAAATGATGTTACTTGTACCAATTGCCATAATCCACATTCTTTAAAACTAAAGTTCGATGGCAATGAATTGTGTGCACAATGTCATATACCCGAAAAATATGATACTCCAAAACATCATTTTCATCAACCCAATACAGCATCATCTAAATGTATTAATTGCCATATGACAGGTAAATATTATATGGGTAACGATTTTAGACGCGATCATAGTTTTAGAATACCAAGACCAGATTTAAGTGTAAAGTATGGAACTCCAAATGCTTGTTCTGGTTGTCATAAAGACAAAGATGATGTTTGGGCAGCAGCAAGTTTTACAAAGTTATTTGGAGCTGTAGATTCTATACATTATTCAGAAAAACTAGCACCAGGAATTACCATGGAACCTAATGGACATTTGGGTTTAATAGAGTTGATGAACGAAAAGCATCAACCAGAAATCGTAAGAGCATCCGCAGCAAAAGCATTATCGAATTACGATGTTGATGGTTTTATAGATGAGTTTACAAAACTCTTAAACGATGAATCAGCAATTGTTAGAGGTGCAAGTGTTGATGTTTTAAGTTTGATAAATAATACGGATTATACATCTTATTTTTTACCACTTTTAGAAGACCCGAAAAGAAGTATTAGAATTAAAGCATTTTTTGGTTTAGGTACTTTGGATGAAGCTCAGGTTCCAAAAGCATACCAAGAAAGTTATCAAAAGGTAAAAGATGAATTCTGGACACACGTTAAAGCAAATTCAGATTTTGTAGGTACAAGAGTTAAAAAAGGAGATTATTATATTAAACAAGGCAAACTTTTTGAGGCTATAGAAAGTTATGAAAGCGCACTTTCTATAGATAATATTAACAATCAAATACGTATAAATTTAGCCACATTATATTACAATACACAACAATTTGATAAAGCAGAAACTACCTATAAAAAGATTATTGAATTAGAGCCAGAATACGGGCCTGTTTATTATTCAATAGCGCTTTTGTATGCTGAGCTTAATAGAGTAGATGATGCCATTAGTCAGCTAAACAAAGCCCGAAAAATAATGCCAAATAACATTAGAGTGTATTATAATTTAGGTTTGTTGTACGATAAAAAGCAAAAGTATAAACAAGCTGAAAAAACAATTATTGCAGGTTTAAAAGTAGATAATACTAACGAAAGTTTGTTGTATGTGTTGGCTTATATTTATGCAAAATCCGAGCAAAAAGACAAAGCAAAAAACATTGCACAAAGGTTAATTGAACTATACCCAAATAACCAACAATACAGAACTTTTATAAGTCAATTATAG